Proteins encoded together in one Nostoc sp. PCC 7524 window:
- the scyC gene encoding scytonemin biosynthesis cyclase/decarboxylase ScyC (ScyC, an enzyme in the biosynthesis pathway for the cyanobacterial natural sunscreen scytonemin, performs a cyclization and decarboxylation on the compound ScyA produces.) produces MEKNTFATSAYIATSPESAFEYLCSLKNLDEWTLFSRMQEQIDEDTWLGTASGYHRNLYYHVKKLENPLFYGIEWHCGFEYNQYFQVYPVLLFPPQYIEPESDEEGVYFHWLSFVDPARQTPMIMQGIHTVHTSECRSLKANLERKVGKTTSAKGRYFIDTDTIYVDAPVELGVDYLKSVKNIDEWAHLVRPLGELNGQSGEFLDEYNQKVKISVRVQSLSKYYLLEQEYFYPEHNFYQRSVALLIPTAYAFADANASGFILHRITFWKDGEQFTHGKLQIEDFGAESMNIKRLLEGKAGNLKSFDRGRMALRKAETLIN; encoded by the coding sequence GTGGAAAAAAATACATTTGCGACATCAGCTTATATTGCTACTTCACCTGAAAGCGCATTTGAATATCTTTGTAGTTTAAAAAATCTAGATGAGTGGACACTTTTTAGTCGGATGCAAGAGCAAATTGACGAAGATACATGGCTAGGAACTGCATCCGGTTATCACAGAAATCTTTATTATCACGTTAAAAAGCTTGAAAATCCTCTATTCTACGGCATAGAATGGCACTGCGGGTTTGAGTATAATCAATACTTCCAAGTTTATCCCGTGCTACTTTTCCCACCCCAATATATCGAACCAGAAAGTGATGAAGAAGGCGTATATTTTCATTGGTTAAGCTTTGTAGATCCTGCGCGGCAAACACCAATGATTATGCAGGGAATTCACACCGTACATACCTCTGAGTGTCGTTCTCTCAAAGCAAATCTAGAGCGCAAAGTTGGTAAAACCACATCTGCAAAAGGACGTTATTTTATTGATACCGATACCATCTATGTTGATGCTCCAGTTGAACTGGGAGTTGATTATTTAAAATCAGTTAAAAATATCGATGAATGGGCGCATTTAGTCAGACCTTTAGGTGAACTTAACGGTCAATCAGGTGAATTTCTAGACGAGTATAATCAGAAAGTCAAAATTTCAGTACGTGTCCAGAGTCTGAGCAAATATTACTTACTAGAACAAGAATACTTTTATCCAGAACACAACTTTTATCAACGTTCTGTAGCTTTGTTAATTCCCACAGCTTATGCTTTTGCCGATGCCAATGCTTCCGGCTTCATCCTACATCGGATCACTTTCTGGAAAGATGGAGAACAATTCACTCACGGCAAACTCCAAATAGAAGACTTCGGTGCCGAGAGCATGAACATTAAACGCCTCTTAGAAGGTAAAGCCGGCAACCTCAAATCCTTTGATCGAGGCAGAATGGCACTAAGAAAAGCCGAAACGCTGATCAATTAA
- a CDS encoding IS4 family transposase encodes MTLRVQILKDKFSQSLGLPFKELLPESAIRQAISELNIKYKKRLFDPLITLWAFLSQVLDTDKTCHNAVSKIIAHLAESEVEIPSTDTSAYCQARARLPEKLLEKLFNFSAQSLEEKVNQENLWCGRNVKVIDGSTVSMPDTQENQKEYPQPSTQQEGCGFPIAKIGVIFSLVTGAAVALCIDVLNTHDIKLARKMYSFLKPNDVLLGDRAFCAYADIVSITKLGCDAVFRKHQSRTTTMRKGKIVGDCDKLVTWHKPKSCPKGLNKDEFNALPQTITLREIYYYIVIPGFRTQRVSLITTLLDKATYSTLEVVGLYGKRWDVELDLRHLKTTLGMDVLRCKTPSMIRKEIHVYLLAYNLLRSLMWQAGTTYNTPPLRLSLQGTRHHLINFLPKLLAAHSTKRLQIYRTLLKVIPHKAVPYRPGRSEPRVRKRRPKIYPLMTKPRHELRKQLQTA; translated from the coding sequence GTGACACTACGAGTACAAATTCTCAAGGATAAATTTAGCCAAAGTTTAGGGCTACCCTTTAAAGAACTATTGCCAGAATCGGCAATTAGACAAGCAATATCTGAATTAAATATTAAATACAAAAAGCGATTATTTGACCCGCTAATAACGTTGTGGGCATTTTTATCTCAGGTTTTGGATACTGATAAAACTTGTCATAACGCTGTAAGTAAAATAATTGCACATTTGGCAGAATCAGAAGTAGAAATTCCTTCAACAGATACAAGTGCTTATTGTCAAGCTAGGGCAAGGTTGCCAGAAAAATTATTAGAAAAACTTTTTAATTTCTCTGCACAAAGCTTAGAAGAGAAAGTGAACCAAGAAAATTTATGGTGTGGTCGAAATGTGAAAGTAATAGATGGCTCAACTGTATCTATGCCTGACACACAAGAAAACCAAAAAGAATATCCTCAACCTAGCACTCAACAAGAAGGATGTGGGTTCCCAATTGCCAAAATCGGGGTAATATTCAGTTTAGTTACTGGAGCCGCTGTTGCACTGTGCATAGACGTTTTGAACACTCATGATATTAAATTAGCGAGAAAAATGTACAGTTTTCTCAAACCAAATGATGTACTTTTAGGGGATAGAGCTTTTTGTGCTTACGCCGATATCGTTTCTATTACCAAACTTGGCTGTGATGCTGTATTTCGCAAGCATCAATCTCGGACAACAACCATGCGAAAAGGCAAAATTGTTGGCGATTGTGACAAGTTAGTTACTTGGCATAAGCCTAAAAGTTGTCCAAAAGGATTGAATAAAGATGAATTTAATGCTCTACCTCAAACCATAACTTTGCGAGAGATTTACTATTACATCGTTATTCCTGGTTTTCGCACTCAACGAGTTAGCTTGATTACTACTCTTTTAGATAAAGCAACTTATTCTACTCTAGAAGTTGTTGGACTTTATGGTAAACGTTGGGATGTTGAATTGGATTTGAGACATCTGAAAACCACATTAGGGATGGATGTTCTACGGTGTAAAACTCCTTCTATGATCCGCAAAGAAATTCATGTTTATTTACTCGCTTACAATCTACTTCGTAGCTTAATGTGGCAGGCTGGAACTACTTATAATACTCCTCCCTTACGCTTATCGCTACAAGGTACTCGCCATCATTTAATTAACTTTCTTCCCAAATTATTAGCTGCTCATTCAACAAAACGTCTTCAAATTTATCGTACTTTACTCAAAGTTATTCCTCACAAGGCTGTTCCCTACCGCCCAGGTCGTAGTGAACCACGAGTTCGTAAACGTCGCCCCAAAATTTACCCCTTGATGACCAAACCCCGGCATGAATTACGTAAACAATTGCAAACTGCTTAA
- a CDS encoding IS4 family transposase: protein MEQWITKELETTELGDIRRTKRLIKIVENLSAKPEASIPQASGTWAATKATYDFWDSPYIKPAMIRQGHQDATVERIAKHEVVLAIQDTTELNYTTHKALSGTGYLDSKYAQGLKVHSVMTVSPQGIPLGIIEQQVWARKEEELGKAEHRKQKSTAQKESQRWLEALKTTESMIPELVQVVTIADREADIYDLFACPRRPGSDFLIRAAQNRCLADTQQHLWEQLESIDALGTITLDVKRNPTRPQRTATLNLRYRTITIAPPQNRPKTEQLAPITLQAILVTEVDPPPECEPICWLLLTTLKIRNLQDVLQYVQWYSYRWLIERYHYVLKSGCRIEKLQLETAHRIEMALATYSIVAWRLLFLTYLARCQKDASCEQVLQPHEWQVLYATLHHQVYPRTSPPTLAEVVNWIARLGGFLGRKGDGYPGVKVLWRGLTRLHDLVEGWEVCQSLYH from the coding sequence ATGGAACAATGGATCACAAAAGAACTAGAAACAACAGAATTAGGAGACATCAGAAGAACCAAACGGTTAATCAAAATCGTAGAAAACTTAAGTGCTAAACCAGAAGCGAGTATTCCCCAAGCCAGTGGCACATGGGCGGCAACGAAAGCCACCTATGACTTTTGGGATTCACCATACATCAAACCAGCGATGATTAGACAAGGACATCAAGATGCGACAGTAGAGAGAATAGCCAAGCATGAGGTAGTGTTGGCGATTCAAGACACCACAGAACTCAACTACACGACTCACAAAGCCCTATCGGGAACAGGATATCTCGATAGCAAATATGCTCAAGGATTAAAAGTCCACTCAGTCATGACAGTCTCGCCACAAGGAATACCATTAGGGATAATTGAGCAACAAGTATGGGCGAGGAAGGAAGAAGAATTAGGGAAAGCGGAACACAGAAAACAAAAATCGACAGCGCAAAAAGAAAGCCAAAGGTGGTTGGAGGCGTTGAAAACCACTGAGTCAATGATCCCAGAATTAGTACAAGTAGTCACAATTGCCGATAGAGAAGCGGATATTTATGACTTATTTGCCTGTCCGCGTCGTCCTGGTTCAGATTTTCTGATTCGGGCGGCACAAAATCGCTGTTTAGCTGACACCCAGCAGCATTTATGGGAACAGCTAGAATCTATTGATGCACTCGGTACAATTACTTTGGATGTGAAACGCAATCCTACACGACCGCAAAGAACTGCTACCCTAAATCTCCGTTATCGCACAATTACCATTGCACCACCCCAAAATCGCCCCAAGACTGAACAACTAGCTCCCATCACATTACAAGCAATTTTGGTCACAGAAGTTGACCCTCCACCAGAGTGTGAGCCGATTTGTTGGTTACTGCTGACTACCCTGAAAATTAGGAATTTGCAAGATGTCTTGCAGTATGTGCAATGGTACAGTTATCGTTGGTTGATTGAACGTTATCATTATGTCTTGAAAAGTGGTTGTCGTATCGAGAAGTTACAACTAGAAACCGCCCACAGAATCGAGATGGCTTTGGCCACTTATAGCATCGTTGCTTGGCGTTTATTGTTCTTGACTTACTTAGCTCGTTGTCAAAAAGATGCCAGTTGTGAACAGGTGCTACAACCTCACGAGTGGCAAGTCCTTTATGCCACCTTACATCACCAAGTTTATCCTCGTACATCACCACCCACTTTGGCTGAAGTTGTCAATTGGATTGCTCGATTGGGTGGGTTTTTAGGTCGTAAAGGCGATGGGTATCCTGGTGTTAAAGTTCTCTGGCGTGGCTTGACTCGATTACATGATCTTGTTGAAGGTTGGGAAGTTTGTCAGTCTCTCTATCATTAA
- the eboE gene encoding metabolite traffic protein EboE — protein sequence MKLGTDNNFHLTYCTNIHPGETWEKVFANLKQYIPPLKAKLAPDKPFGIGLRLAAVAARELLQGNTLTQFKSWLSEQDLYVFTLNGFPYGQFHWQVVKDQVYAPDWSKQERLDYTLQLTQILTELLPTDVEGSISTLPLSYKPWFKGNALMQAPVMLDASLHIAQVVEQMIRIRVEQGKLLHLDLEPEPDGLIENAAEVVDYFQMYLLPIAGEYLTKKLEILPETAEQYILDHVRVCYDTCHFAVEYEDPISVLLQFKAAGIQIGKIQISAALQVKVPQDIQQRHQIIKRLHPFAESTYLHQVIGLTHNRRLIHYQDLETALPNLENTTDEEWRIHFHVPIFVRDYQILQSTQDDIVSVLDLLNRHHFCNHLEIETYTWEVLPDEMKLDLPASIQREYEWILRHLLAKQKQLVTNGT from the coding sequence ATGAAATTAGGAACAGACAACAACTTTCACTTAACTTACTGTACTAATATTCACCCTGGGGAAACATGGGAAAAAGTCTTTGCTAATCTCAAGCAGTATATTCCACCTTTAAAAGCAAAATTAGCACCGGATAAACCCTTTGGTATTGGCTTGCGTTTAGCAGCAGTAGCAGCCAGAGAATTACTCCAAGGGAATACCTTGACTCAGTTTAAATCATGGTTGAGTGAACAAGATTTATATGTATTTACCTTGAATGGGTTTCCTTATGGACAATTCCATTGGCAAGTAGTCAAAGACCAAGTTTATGCGCCAGATTGGTCAAAACAGGAAAGGTTAGACTACACATTACAACTAACCCAGATTCTCACAGAATTGTTACCAACTGATGTAGAAGGTAGCATTTCCACATTACCTTTATCTTACAAACCTTGGTTTAAAGGTAATGCACTTATGCAAGCACCTGTCATGTTAGATGCGAGTCTGCACATAGCACAGGTAGTAGAACAAATGATTCGCATTCGGGTTGAACAGGGAAAACTGCTGCACTTAGATTTAGAACCAGAACCCGATGGCTTAATTGAAAATGCAGCCGAAGTAGTTGATTATTTCCAAATGTATTTATTACCCATCGCTGGGGAATATTTAACCAAAAAGTTAGAAATCTTGCCCGAAACGGCTGAACAATACATATTAGATCATGTGCGTGTTTGTTATGACACTTGCCATTTTGCGGTTGAATATGAAGATCCCATCTCAGTGTTACTGCAATTTAAAGCGGCAGGAATTCAGATTGGCAAGATACAAATTAGTGCTGCATTACAGGTGAAAGTACCACAAGATATTCAGCAACGCCATCAGATAATCAAAAGATTACATCCTTTTGCTGAGTCTACATATTTACATCAAGTGATTGGACTGACACACAATCGCCGACTGATTCACTATCAAGACTTAGAAACTGCCTTACCAAACCTAGAAAACACCACTGATGAAGAATGGCGGATTCACTTCCATGTCCCGATTTTCGTCCGTGACTATCAAATATTACAATCTACTCAAGATGACATTGTGAGTGTACTAGATTTACTCAACCGTCATCACTTCTGCAACCACCTAGAAATTGAAACCTACACTTGGGAAGTCTTACCCGATGAAATGAAACTAGACTTACCAGCCTCAATCCAACGTGAATATGAGTGGATTCTCAGGCATTTATTAGCAAAGCAAAAGCAGTTAGTTACTAACGGGACTTAA
- a CDS encoding IS701 family transposase, with product MKETTPTAMPPCFERWCQRFDDVFTHKAQKREFRHYIGGLLGESERKNLFQMADNAVGVTYHRLHHFLTEAPWSSGQVNERRLEIMNKCSQTRISRGFSLIIDDSGHRKSGNFTAGVGRQYIGEIGKTDNGIVVVTTHLYDGRKSLPLDIELYQHADSLAQGKQDPLFEKKPELAIKLIDQALNRKYQPGIVIVDAGYGNNTSFLLELEKRQLKYLGGLAKNRKVTVNQTDNIQQTIRLDELAQSLPKEAFTEIQTDLDKPKTLWVVTCEVEISSLTGKRNIAIVMNASTFSAATDIDYFITNISSSIVTPQWIVDTYSQRNWVEVFYREAKGWLGLKEYQVRDKRSLLRHFILVFCAYTFILWHQLTGGLRRRWANKPLNTFTEALEAFRTAMSFRFIDWLNLNRDVFAAYKASLGYIWA from the coding sequence ATGAAAGAAACCACTCCCACAGCGATGCCCCCGTGCTTTGAAAGATGGTGTCAAAGATTTGATGATGTGTTTACTCATAAAGCTCAAAAAAGAGAGTTTAGACACTATATAGGGGGATTACTGGGGGAAAGTGAGAGAAAAAACCTGTTTCAAATGGCGGATAATGCTGTAGGTGTAACTTACCACCGATTACATCACTTTTTGACCGAAGCACCTTGGTCTAGTGGGCAGGTGAATGAGCGTCGATTGGAAATCATGAATAAGTGCAGTCAAACGAGAATTAGTAGAGGTTTTAGCTTAATAATTGATGATTCTGGTCATAGAAAAAGTGGTAATTTTACTGCTGGTGTGGGGAGACAGTATATTGGAGAAATTGGCAAAACAGATAATGGAATCGTAGTAGTAACAACGCATTTATATGATGGCAGAAAAAGCTTACCGTTAGATATAGAGTTATATCAACACGCTGATTCTTTAGCTCAAGGAAAACAAGATCCTCTATTTGAGAAAAAACCAGAACTAGCAATCAAGTTAATAGATCAAGCCCTAAACAGAAAATATCAACCTGGGATAGTAATTGTAGATGCTGGATATGGCAACAATACATCATTTTTATTAGAGTTGGAAAAACGGCAATTAAAATATTTAGGAGGATTAGCTAAAAATCGAAAAGTAACAGTTAATCAAACAGATAATATTCAACAAACAATTCGGTTAGATGAATTAGCCCAGAGCTTACCCAAAGAGGCTTTCACAGAAATTCAAACAGATTTGGATAAACCCAAAACATTATGGGTAGTAACTTGTGAAGTGGAAATATCAAGTTTAACTGGAAAGCGAAATATTGCTATCGTCATGAATGCTTCTACTTTCTCAGCAGCCACCGATATTGACTACTTCATCACTAATATATCTTCATCAATTGTTACACCACAATGGATAGTTGATACATATTCTCAAAGGAATTGGGTAGAAGTTTTTTACAGGGAAGCTAAAGGATGGTTAGGACTTAAAGAATATCAAGTTCGTGATAAAAGGAGTTTACTGCGCCATTTTATTTTGGTTTTCTGTGCCTATACTTTTATTCTTTGGCATCAGTTAACTGGAGGATTAAGACGACGGTGGGCAAACAAACCTTTAAATACTTTTACTGAAGCTTTAGAAGCTTTCAGAACAGCCATGTCTTTTCGATTTATTGATTGGTTGAACTTAAATCGTGACGTGTTTGCTGCTTACAAAGCTAGTTTGGGTTACATTTGGGCTTGA
- the aroF gene encoding 3-deoxy-7-phosphoheptulonate synthase, whose translation MIVILKSGTPADEITRISQGLNEVWGVTVEKSVGKHRVILGVIGDTATIDTLQIQEFSPWIGQVMRVQKPFKRASREFRYGEASEVIVNTPNGRVHFGEHHPVVVVAGPCSVENEEMIVETAKRVKAAGAKFLRGGAYKPRTSPYSFQGHGESALELLAAARAATGLGIITEVMDTADLPAVARVADVIQVGARNMHNFSLLKKVGAQDKPVLLKRGMSATIDEWLMAAEYILAAGNPNVILCERGIRSFDSKYARNTLDLSVIPVLRSLTHLPIMIDPSHGTGKSEYVPPMAVAAIAAGTDALMIEVHPNPARALSDGPQSLTFEKFDILVQEMSVIGNVVGRWNQPVLVGAI comes from the coding sequence ATGATTGTCATACTTAAAAGTGGTACACCTGCTGATGAAATTACTCGCATTAGCCAAGGCTTAAACGAGGTTTGGGGTGTCACTGTAGAAAAAAGTGTCGGGAAACACAGAGTTATCCTCGGTGTGATTGGCGATACTGCCACCATCGATACATTGCAAATTCAAGAGTTTAGCCCTTGGATTGGGCAAGTCATGCGAGTTCAAAAACCTTTCAAGCGGGCTAGTCGAGAATTCCGCTATGGTGAAGCTAGCGAGGTGATTGTTAACACACCAAACGGCCGTGTGCATTTTGGAGAGCATCATCCTGTAGTAGTGGTAGCCGGCCCTTGTTCAGTGGAGAATGAGGAAATGATTGTTGAGACAGCCAAGCGGGTAAAGGCAGCCGGAGCTAAGTTTTTGCGTGGGGGAGCTTATAAACCCCGGACCTCGCCCTATTCGTTTCAGGGACATGGAGAAAGTGCCTTAGAGTTGTTGGCAGCAGCACGAGCAGCTACAGGTTTAGGTATCATCACTGAAGTTATGGATACAGCTGACTTACCAGCCGTAGCTAGGGTAGCCGATGTTATCCAAGTAGGTGCGAGAAATATGCACAACTTTTCACTGCTGAAGAAGGTAGGCGCACAAGATAAACCTGTACTGCTCAAGCGGGGGATGTCTGCCACAATTGACGAGTGGCTGATGGCGGCTGAATATATTTTGGCGGCTGGTAATCCTAACGTAATTCTTTGTGAGCGAGGAATTAGAAGCTTTGATAGTAAATATGCCCGTAATACTTTGGATTTGTCAGTGATTCCAGTATTGCGATCGCTCACCCATTTACCAATCATGATTGATCCTAGTCATGGTACAGGTAAATCTGAATATGTGCCACCAATGGCCGTTGCTGCGATCGCTGCCGGTACAGATGCTTTAATGATTGAAGTTCACCCCAATCCAGCTAGAGCTTTATCTGATGGGCCGCAATCTTTAACTTTTGAAAAGTTTGACATTTTAGTACAAGAAATGTCAGTAATTGGCAATGTTGTTGGACGTTGGAATCAACCTGTCTTGGTTGGTGCTATTTAG
- a CDS encoding DUF2103 domain-containing protein yields the protein MGKPNSESQKAAARKDGRLVWNHSTHIPGLIPILERLCQQDGIQTITPGVIGRVRGHSPKMQLRVSVPIRGGYKVIARHGKTVQEVFILTTLSQDKLEEIIAIAMRIS from the coding sequence ATGGGTAAACCCAACTCAGAATCCCAAAAAGCTGCTGCTCGTAAAGATGGCAGATTAGTTTGGAACCATTCAACTCATATTCCTGGCCTAATTCCAATTTTAGAGCGCCTCTGTCAGCAAGATGGCATTCAAACCATCACCCCAGGTGTCATTGGCAGAGTCAGAGGCCATTCCCCCAAAATGCAATTGCGTGTGTCTGTACCGATTCGTGGTGGGTACAAAGTCATTGCCCGACACGGTAAGACAGTACAAGAGGTGTTTATCCTGACAACTCTGAGTCAGGATAAACTCGAAGAAATAATTGCGATCGCCATGAGAATTTCCTGA
- the clpS gene encoding ATP-dependent Clp protease adapter ClpS, protein MVKTRSAVAFTMATAPTVTPEKSSQVVKKPYPNYKVIVLNDDFNTFQHVAECLMKYIPGMTSDLAWDLTNQVHYEGQAIVWVGPQEPAELYHQQLRRAGLTMAPLEAA, encoded by the coding sequence ATGGTTAAAACACGTTCAGCAGTGGCTTTTACTATGGCTACAGCACCAACTGTAACTCCAGAAAAGTCTAGTCAAGTTGTCAAGAAGCCTTACCCGAATTATAAGGTGATTGTTTTAAATGATGATTTCAATACTTTTCAACACGTAGCTGAGTGTTTGATGAAGTATATACCAGGGATGACCAGTGATTTAGCTTGGGACTTAACTAATCAAGTCCATTATGAAGGACAAGCAATTGTCTGGGTAGGGCCACAAGAACCAGCAGAATTGTATCACCAACAATTGCGTCGGGCTGGATTAACAATGGCCCCATTAGAGGCAGCTTAA
- a CDS encoding FAD-dependent oxidoreductase, with product MKRRHQVASVLSLSLISGYLIPISAIVAAPPRNPDKTVNCDILVVGGGLSGVATAYEGLLAGKRVCLTEITDWLGGQISSQGTSALDERPTQRSRQFYSRGYLELRNRIQKKYGQLNPGDCWVSDSCFLPRDAHEITVQMLKDAEKRGRGKLEWFPNTVIKELGISRNNPNTTGQLIDSAIAIQHQPAPGAPPLNTFHLSQTIEDAYRYQNSSRFTKTIIRLVPKQTKGNAPKWYVVDASETGEIVGLADVPYRLGIDPRSYLEPSSSSSTNDPYCTQGFTYTFAMEATREPVPQKMPPFYLKYSPYFSYELQRLADFGLVFTYRRIWSPTTGQPTRFGGVNFTAPTPGDISMQNWTWGNDYRPGTAKDNLVYTRQQLQATGQLRPGGWLGGLRTETLRKGEEHALSYYYWLVAGTTDSQLGKGVKRQQTNNRFLSGLNSPMGTAHGLSKYPYMREGRRIIGRPSWGQPGGFTIWEVDISRRDYNDEYYRKTLPPAMYRQLRATLAGLEATSVISGQVSPDKAMRRSRSTIFPDAVGIGHYAIDFHPCMEKSPPEAPGNRERPGERRGGGQAYPFQIALRAMIPQKIDNLIVGGKSIATSHIAAAAYRVHSFEWSAGAAAGTVAAFSLNNNVAPYQLVDDLPKPEPQLQTLKRLLEKNGNPTAFPDTSIFNQNWEDWR from the coding sequence ATGAAGCGCAGACACCAAGTAGCCTCAGTTCTTAGTCTTAGTTTAATCTCTGGCTACCTAATACCTATTTCTGCTATTGTTGCTGCACCACCAAGAAATCCAGACAAGACTGTCAATTGTGACATTTTAGTGGTAGGGGGTGGACTTTCTGGTGTCGCGACAGCTTATGAGGGTTTGCTAGCGGGAAAAAGGGTTTGCTTAACAGAAATAACTGACTGGTTGGGAGGACAAATTTCTTCTCAGGGGACATCTGCTTTAGATGAGCGTCCAACTCAACGCAGTCGCCAGTTTTATTCTCGTGGCTATTTGGAACTGCGAAACCGCATCCAGAAAAAATACGGACAGCTTAACCCTGGGGATTGCTGGGTGAGTGATTCCTGTTTTTTACCCCGTGATGCTCATGAAATTACGGTGCAGATGCTCAAGGATGCGGAAAAACGGGGTAGAGGTAAGCTGGAATGGTTTCCCAACACGGTAATTAAAGAGTTAGGAATTTCTAGAAATAATCCTAATACAACTGGACAATTAATTGATAGCGCGATCGCAATCCAACATCAACCAGCCCCAGGTGCGCCACCTCTCAATACTTTTCACCTCTCACAAACCATCGAAGACGCTTATCGTTATCAAAACTCATCTCGGTTTACCAAAACTATTATTCGCTTAGTTCCTAAGCAAACCAAGGGAAACGCTCCCAAATGGTATGTCGTTGATGCTAGCGAAACCGGAGAAATTGTTGGTTTAGCTGATGTCCCTTACCGTCTAGGTATTGATCCTCGTTCCTACCTAGAACCGTCTTCTTCTAGCAGCACTAATGATCCTTATTGTACCCAAGGCTTTACTTATACCTTTGCGATGGAGGCTACTAGAGAACCAGTACCTCAAAAAATGCCCCCATTTTATTTAAAGTATTCGCCCTATTTCAGTTATGAATTACAACGCCTAGCTGACTTTGGTTTAGTTTTCACCTACCGCCGCATTTGGAGTCCCACCACAGGACAACCGACAAGATTCGGCGGTGTCAATTTTACTGCCCCTACACCAGGGGACATCTCCATGCAAAACTGGACTTGGGGTAATGACTATCGCCCTGGTACAGCCAAAGATAATTTAGTTTACACTCGCCAACAGTTACAAGCTACAGGACAATTAAGACCAGGTGGTTGGCTGGGTGGGCTGAGGACGGAAACTCTCCGTAAAGGTGAGGAACACGCTTTATCTTACTATTACTGGTTAGTAGCCGGCACGACTGATTCCCAATTAGGGAAAGGCGTAAAACGTCAACAAACCAATAACCGCTTTTTATCTGGGTTAAATTCCCCAATGGGAACAGCCCACGGCTTATCGAAATATCCATATATGCGGGAAGGAAGACGCATCATCGGCCGTCCCAGTTGGGGACAACCGGGAGGCTTTACTATTTGGGAAGTTGATATTTCGCGCCGCGACTACAATGACGAGTATTATCGCAAAACCCTACCACCAGCAATGTATCGCCAGTTAAGAGCTACATTAGCAGGTTTAGAAGCAACATCGGTCATTTCTGGTCAAGTTTCACCAGACAAAGCCATGCGGCGGAGTCGTTCTACTATTTTCCCTGATGCTGTAGGTATTGGTCACTACGCCATTGACTTTCACCCTTGCATGGAAAAAAGCCCACCAGAAGCCCCCGGTAACAGAGAACGTCCTGGGGAAAGGCGAGGTGGTGGACAAGCATACCCCTTCCAAATTGCGCTAAGGGCGATGATTCCCCAAAAAATCGACAACTTAATCGTAGGTGGTAAAAGTATTGCTACCAGTCACATTGCGGCTGCTGCTTATCGAGTTCATTCCTTTGAATGGTCTGCTGGCGCTGCGGCGGGAACAGTTGCGGCATTCTCCCTGAACAACAACGTTGCACCCTACCAACTCGTAGACGATTTACCAAAACCAGAACCGCAATTGCAAACCCTAAAACGCCTTTTAGAAAAAAATGGCAATCCTACTGCTTTCCCTGATACTTCAATTTTTAACCAAAATTGGGAAGATTGGAGGTAG